A region from the Serinibacter arcticus genome encodes:
- the orn gene encoding oligoribonuclease: MTSRAVDPIVWIDCEMTGLDARRDALIEVAVIVTDSDLTPLGEGIDIVIAPTPGSVEQMSDLVRTMHTKSGLLEELDAGVSMEEARAQVLEYVRSYVPEPRKAPLAGNSVGTDKVFLDREMPELVEHLHYRIIDVSSIKELARRWYPRAYFASPRKQGGHRALADIAESIDELRYYRTALFPDGDGPASSDLRKRAALISASPTPAG; this comes from the coding sequence GTGACTTCGCGAGCCGTGGACCCCATCGTCTGGATCGACTGCGAGATGACGGGCCTCGACGCCCGTCGGGACGCCCTCATCGAGGTGGCGGTGATCGTGACCGACTCCGACCTCACGCCGCTCGGGGAGGGCATCGACATCGTCATCGCCCCGACCCCCGGGTCGGTCGAGCAGATGAGCGACCTGGTCCGCACGATGCACACGAAGTCGGGTCTCCTCGAGGAGCTCGACGCCGGCGTCTCCATGGAGGAGGCCCGTGCGCAGGTCCTCGAGTACGTGCGCAGCTACGTCCCCGAGCCCCGCAAGGCGCCGCTCGCGGGCAACTCCGTGGGCACCGACAAGGTCTTCCTCGACCGGGAGATGCCCGAGCTCGTCGAGCACCTGCACTACCGGATCATCGACGTCTCCTCGATCAAGGAGCTCGCCCGCCGCTGGTACCCGCGCGCGTACTTCGCCTCGCCCAGGAAGCAGGGCGGCCACCGCGCGCTGGCCGACATCGCCGAGAGCATCGACGAGCTGCGCTACTACCGCACGGCGCTGTTCCCCGACGGCGACGGCCCGGCCTCGTCCGACCTGCGCAAGCGGGCCGCGCTGATCTCGGCCAGCCCCACCCCCGCCGGCTGA
- a CDS encoding anaerobic ribonucleoside-triphosphate reductase activating protein, producing MRAGAGPAAGDLRIAGLVPLSTVDWPDRLVATVFLQGCPWRCRYCHNPDLLPSRTLGTVSWGEVAALLDRRHGLLDGVVFTGGEPTRQPALVAAVSRVREAGFAVGLHTAGAYPGRLAAVLDELDWVGLDVKALPGDYAELVGTARAGERAWRSLGLVLDAAGRGLGHEVRTTVAPGMADRTLALARELRRLGVRSYALQQARAEGTLALADAHPPGWDEEFAALAAEVTGLGFPSLVVR from the coding sequence GTGAGGGCGGGAGCCGGTCCGGCGGCAGGCGACCTCCGGATCGCGGGCCTCGTCCCGCTCTCGACGGTCGACTGGCCGGACCGCCTGGTCGCCACGGTCTTCCTCCAGGGCTGCCCGTGGCGGTGCCGGTACTGCCACAACCCCGACCTCCTCCCGTCCCGCACCCTGGGTACGGTGTCCTGGGGCGAGGTCGCGGCGCTGCTGGACCGTCGGCACGGACTGCTCGACGGCGTGGTGTTCACCGGCGGCGAGCCCACCCGCCAGCCCGCACTCGTCGCAGCGGTGAGCCGGGTGCGGGAGGCGGGCTTCGCCGTCGGGCTCCACACGGCCGGGGCCTACCCGGGGCGGCTGGCCGCGGTGCTGGACGAGCTCGACTGGGTCGGGCTGGACGTCAAGGCGCTGCCGGGCGACTACGCCGAGCTCGTGGGGACGGCGCGGGCGGGGGAGCGGGCGTGGCGGAGCCTCGGTCTCGTGCTGGACGCCGCGGGACGAGGCCTCGGGCACGAGGTGCGTACGACCGTGGCGCCGGGGATGGCCGACCGCACCCTCGCCCTCGCCCGCGAGCTGCGTCGCCTCGGCGTGCGCTCCTACGCGCTCCAGCAGGCCCGCGCCGAGGGAACCCTCGCGCTCGCCGACGCGCACCCGCCCGGGTGGGACGAGGAGTTCGCGGCGCTCGCGGCCGAGGTGACGGGGCTCGGGTTCCCCTCGCTCGTGGTGAGGTGA
- a CDS encoding BCCT family transporter, with the protein MPHDPEVDAVPSSQADAAPTSTADAAPRASAVGPVFRWSAALILSFLAATLLFPEQAERTLTFLQREVISTFGWYYTLLVVALVVFCLVVAFGPSGRIVLGRRGEKPEFSLGAWFSMIFACGMGIGLVFWGPAEPLSHFVEPRPGVTGEGADLAKAAMTQTFLHWGPQAWAIYAAVGLALAYSMHRRGKPLSVRWTLEPLLGDRVKGRWGDVIDVVTVLGTVFGVATTLGFGALQITAGLDHTGVVSSSATVQILVVLVVTILATISVVSGVDRGIKILSNLNMVLAAFLLIVVLALGPTLFLLRETIESVGAFLQTYVGQSFELLAYDGDAGSDWKQQWTIFYWGWWISWAPFVGVFIARISRGRTVRQFVLGTMLAPTLVTFVWFGIFGGSAIHRQLFGAGDLAGADGATVEPDYVMFDLLDGLAGTRIWIALMLVLIAVFFVTSADSGALVVGMLSSGTSEPPTWLRILWTFSIGAVGVVLLLRGGLGTMQTATILIALPFSVVMIGMLVALTRSLREENAEHAALELQRERDEVTAHVVEAVANDPDLSDALARGLTSPNGDPSRRRVRDQVARVLERPSGLRPPKR; encoded by the coding sequence ATGCCGCACGACCCCGAGGTGGACGCCGTCCCCTCCTCCCAGGCCGACGCGGCCCCGACCTCCACGGCTGACGCGGCCCCCCGCGCCTCCGCCGTCGGACCGGTCTTCCGCTGGTCAGCCGCCCTCATCCTCAGCTTCCTGGCCGCCACGCTGCTCTTCCCCGAGCAGGCCGAGCGGACGCTGACCTTCCTCCAGCGCGAGGTGATCTCGACCTTCGGCTGGTACTACACGCTGCTGGTCGTCGCGCTCGTCGTGTTCTGCCTCGTCGTCGCCTTCGGTCCCTCGGGCCGCATCGTGCTGGGCCGACGCGGCGAGAAGCCGGAGTTCTCCCTCGGCGCGTGGTTCTCGATGATCTTCGCGTGCGGCATGGGCATCGGCCTCGTGTTCTGGGGCCCGGCGGAACCGCTGTCCCACTTCGTCGAGCCCCGACCGGGCGTCACGGGCGAGGGCGCCGACCTCGCCAAGGCCGCGATGACCCAGACGTTCCTTCACTGGGGACCCCAGGCGTGGGCGATCTACGCGGCCGTCGGCCTCGCGCTGGCGTACTCGATGCACCGTCGCGGCAAGCCGCTGTCGGTCCGCTGGACCCTCGAGCCACTCCTCGGTGACCGGGTGAAGGGCCGCTGGGGCGACGTCATCGACGTCGTCACCGTGCTCGGCACCGTCTTCGGCGTGGCGACCACGCTCGGTTTCGGCGCGCTGCAGATCACGGCCGGGCTGGACCACACGGGCGTCGTCTCCTCCTCGGCGACCGTCCAGATCCTCGTCGTGCTCGTGGTGACGATCCTCGCGACCATCTCCGTCGTCTCGGGCGTCGACCGCGGCATCAAGATCCTCTCCAACCTCAACATGGTCCTCGCGGCCTTCCTGCTGATCGTCGTCCTGGCGCTCGGACCGACGCTGTTCCTGCTGCGCGAGACGATCGAGTCGGTCGGCGCCTTCCTGCAGACCTACGTCGGACAGTCCTTCGAGCTCCTCGCCTACGACGGCGACGCGGGCTCCGACTGGAAGCAGCAGTGGACGATCTTCTACTGGGGCTGGTGGATCTCGTGGGCGCCGTTCGTGGGCGTCTTCATCGCACGCATCTCGCGCGGTCGCACCGTCCGCCAGTTCGTGCTCGGCACGATGCTCGCCCCCACGCTCGTCACCTTCGTGTGGTTCGGCATCTTCGGTGGCAGCGCCATCCACCGCCAGCTGTTCGGTGCCGGTGACCTGGCCGGGGCCGACGGCGCGACGGTCGAGCCCGACTACGTGATGTTCGACCTGCTCGACGGACTCGCCGGCACCCGCATCTGGATCGCGCTGATGCTCGTGCTCATCGCCGTGTTCTTCGTGACCTCGGCCGACTCCGGCGCCCTCGTGGTCGGGATGCTGTCCTCGGGCACCAGCGAGCCGCCGACCTGGCTGCGCATCCTGTGGACGTTCTCGATCGGCGCCGTGGGGGTGGTCCTGCTCCTGCGCGGCGGGCTCGGGACGATGCAGACGGCGACGATCCTCATCGCCCTGCCCTTCAGCGTCGTGATGATCGGCATGCTCGTGGCGCTCACCCGCTCGCTGCGGGAGGAGAACGCCGAGCACGCGGCGCTCGAGCTGCAGCGCGAGCGCGACGAGGTGACGGCCCACGTCGTGGAGGCCGTGGCCAACGACCCCGACCTCTCCGACGCCCTCGCGCGGGGACTGACCTCCCCGAACGGCGACCCGTCGCGACGGCGTGTGCGCGACCAGGTCGCGCGCGTCCTCGAGCGTCCGTCGGGGTTGCGACCGCCGAAGCGGTGA
- a CDS encoding ATP-grasp domain-containing protein: MTTAARIALVTCSDLPEGDPEDRALVVALAERGATATIAIWDDAGVDWTQFDVVVLRSVFDYSLRRDEFIAWAESVPQLRNPLNVIRWNTDKHYIDDLAKAGLPVVDTQWLEPERKYEKRDLHNRFPAREDFVVKPAVSAGSADTGRYTATDADSRRLAIKHALRLLEAGRSVMVQRYMPEIDTYGESALVFLHGEYSHAIHKGAMLVGEDTGDSDSYTPETMQPWEPSELEITAARNIITEVRRLIPGRSGQSRPLLYARVDLVIRGDQTPLLMELELVEPSLYASLSPGALDRVASAILREVAYGSDAHNDRTAV; the protein is encoded by the coding sequence GTGACCACCGCTGCGCGCATCGCTCTCGTGACCTGCTCCGACCTCCCCGAGGGCGACCCGGAGGACCGGGCGCTCGTCGTCGCCCTCGCCGAGCGCGGTGCGACGGCGACCATCGCCATCTGGGACGACGCGGGCGTCGACTGGACCCAGTTCGACGTCGTCGTGCTGCGCAGCGTCTTCGACTACAGCCTGCGCCGCGACGAGTTCATCGCCTGGGCCGAGTCGGTCCCGCAGCTGCGCAACCCGCTGAACGTCATCCGGTGGAACACGGACAAGCACTACATCGACGACCTCGCCAAGGCGGGGCTGCCCGTCGTCGACACGCAGTGGCTCGAGCCGGAGCGCAAGTACGAGAAGCGTGACCTGCACAACCGCTTCCCGGCGCGCGAGGACTTCGTGGTGAAGCCGGCCGTGTCCGCGGGTTCCGCCGACACCGGTCGGTACACCGCGACCGACGCCGACTCCCGCCGCCTGGCGATCAAGCACGCGCTGCGCCTGCTCGAGGCCGGCCGCTCCGTGATGGTGCAGCGGTACATGCCGGAGATCGACACGTACGGCGAGAGCGCCCTGGTCTTCCTGCACGGCGAGTACTCGCACGCGATCCACAAGGGCGCGATGCTCGTGGGCGAGGACACCGGCGACAGCGACTCCTACACCCCCGAGACCATGCAGCCGTGGGAGCCGTCCGAGCTGGAGATCACCGCGGCGCGCAACATCATCACCGAGGTGCGCCGCCTCATCCCCGGCCGCTCGGGCCAGTCGCGCCCCCTGCTGTACGCCCGTGTCGACCTCGTCATCCGCGGCGACCAGACGCCGCTGCTGATGGAGCTCGAGCTCGTCGAGCCGTCGCTGTACGCGTCCCTCTCCCCCGGCGCGCTCGACCGCGTCGCGAGCGCGATCCTGCGCGAGGTGGCCTACGGCTCCGACGCTCACAACGACCGCACCGCCGTCTGA
- a CDS encoding glycerophosphodiester phosphodiesterase family protein: MTHTIFSIGAPVILAHRGGMETAAENTRAAVAAMLATGVTTMETDLRHTRDGVAVLAHDETLERRFSDPRKVSDVTWWELDLMRDVDGERALRLDELLAEQPDLRLNLDVKTDPVVGPTLRAVREAGAAGRVCLTSFSSRRLATVARVTRGRTALGMGMADAFRLLAESRGWRPRVPGPTGRAVQVPLTYQGLRVVTPEFLATAHAHGHVVHVWTVNDPSEMHRLLDLGVDGLVTDVPAAAAAVFAERGLAVAPR; encoded by the coding sequence GTGACTCACACCATCTTCAGCATCGGCGCACCCGTGATCCTCGCCCACCGGGGAGGGATGGAGACGGCCGCCGAGAACACGCGAGCCGCCGTCGCAGCGATGCTCGCGACCGGCGTCACCACGATGGAGACGGACCTGCGGCACACGCGCGACGGCGTCGCCGTCCTCGCGCACGACGAGACGCTCGAGCGGCGGTTCTCCGACCCCCGGAAGGTGTCCGACGTCACGTGGTGGGAGCTCGACCTCATGCGCGACGTCGACGGCGAGCGCGCCCTCCGGCTGGACGAGCTGCTGGCAGAGCAGCCCGACCTGCGGCTCAACCTCGACGTGAAGACCGACCCCGTCGTCGGACCGACCCTGCGGGCGGTGCGGGAGGCCGGGGCGGCCGGCCGCGTCTGCCTCACCTCGTTCTCGTCGAGGCGCCTCGCGACGGTCGCCCGCGTCACGCGCGGCCGGACCGCGCTCGGGATGGGGATGGCGGATGCGTTCCGGCTCCTCGCCGAGAGTCGCGGCTGGCGGCCGCGCGTGCCGGGACCGACCGGGCGCGCGGTTCAGGTGCCGCTGACCTACCAGGGCCTCCGGGTGGTCACGCCGGAGTTCCTCGCGACGGCGCACGCGCACGGTCACGTGGTGCACGTCTGGACGGTCAACGACCCGTCCGAGATGCACCGCCTGCTGGACCTCGGCGTCGACGGCCTCGTCACGGACGTGCCCGCCGCGGCGGCGGCGGTGTTCGCCGAGCGGGGCCTCGCCGTCGCGCCGCGGTAG
- a CDS encoding ribonucleoside triphosphate reductase encodes MPVHVDAAATIEEYLERSDWRVNANANQGFSLGGLVLNTSGKVVANYWLERVYAPEVGLAHREGALHVHDLDMLAGYCAGWSLRTLVEEGFGGVPGAISSHPPRHLSSACGQIVNFLGTLQNEWAGAQAFSSFDTYLAPFVRLDAMTYDEVLQCLQEMVHNLNVPSRWGTQTPFTNLTFDWNPPADLAGQTPLIGGEAVDFTYGELQAEMDLINRAYIDVMTRGDADGRVFTFPIPTYNITDDFAWDSPNADALFAMTARYGLPYFQNFINSELDPGMIRSMCCRLQLDLRELLKRGNGLFGSAEQTGSIGVVTVNCARLGHLHAHDEAGLLAELDRLLEIGRDSLEVKRVVVQRLIDDGLYPWTRRYLGTLENHFSTLGVNGMNEMVRNFFLDAEDLTTPEGHALVVRVLDHVRARLVEFQEETGHLYNLEATPAEGATYRFAKEDRRRYPGILQAGTASNPYYTNSSQLPVAHTTDPFLALELQDDLQRKYTGGTVLHLYLGERVTSAQACKEMVRRSLTRFSLPYVTITPTFSICPNHGYLVGEQPTCGTCVSEGRGEVVCEVWTRVMGYHRPVSSFNIGKKGEYAERTPFREPALA; translated from the coding sequence ATGCCCGTCCACGTCGATGCCGCAGCCACGATCGAGGAGTACCTGGAGCGGTCGGACTGGCGCGTGAACGCCAACGCCAACCAGGGCTTCTCGCTCGGTGGACTCGTCCTGAACACGTCGGGCAAGGTCGTGGCGAACTACTGGCTGGAGCGCGTCTACGCCCCCGAGGTCGGGCTCGCCCACCGCGAGGGGGCGCTCCACGTGCACGACCTCGACATGCTCGCCGGGTACTGCGCCGGCTGGAGCCTGCGGACCCTCGTGGAGGAGGGGTTCGGCGGGGTTCCGGGGGCCATCTCCTCGCATCCGCCGCGGCACCTGTCCAGCGCGTGCGGGCAGATCGTCAACTTCCTCGGCACGCTGCAGAACGAGTGGGCCGGTGCGCAGGCGTTCAGCTCGTTCGACACCTACCTCGCGCCGTTCGTCCGGCTCGACGCGATGACCTACGACGAGGTCCTCCAGTGCCTCCAGGAGATGGTCCACAACCTCAACGTCCCCTCGCGGTGGGGCACCCAGACGCCGTTCACGAACCTCACCTTCGACTGGAACCCGCCCGCCGACCTCGCCGGGCAGACGCCTCTGATCGGGGGCGAAGCGGTGGACTTCACCTACGGCGAGCTGCAGGCCGAGATGGACCTGATCAACCGCGCCTACATCGACGTGATGACGCGGGGCGACGCCGACGGGCGGGTCTTCACCTTCCCGATCCCGACCTACAACATCACCGACGACTTCGCGTGGGACAGCCCCAACGCCGACGCGCTGTTCGCCATGACCGCCCGCTACGGGCTGCCGTACTTCCAGAACTTCATCAACTCGGAGCTGGACCCCGGCATGATCCGCTCGATGTGCTGCCGCCTCCAGCTCGACCTGCGTGAGCTGCTCAAGCGCGGCAACGGGCTGTTCGGCTCGGCGGAGCAGACGGGGTCGATCGGCGTCGTCACCGTGAACTGCGCGCGGCTGGGCCACCTGCACGCGCACGACGAGGCGGGGCTGCTGGCCGAGCTCGACCGGCTGCTGGAGATCGGCCGCGACAGCCTGGAGGTGAAGCGGGTGGTGGTGCAGCGCCTCATCGACGACGGCCTCTACCCCTGGACGCGGCGCTACCTCGGCACGCTCGAGAACCACTTCTCCACGCTCGGCGTGAACGGCATGAACGAGATGGTGCGCAACTTCTTCCTGGACGCCGAGGACCTCACGACACCGGAGGGTCACGCGCTCGTGGTCCGTGTGCTCGACCACGTGCGCGCGCGCCTCGTGGAGTTCCAGGAGGAGACCGGGCACCTGTACAACCTCGAGGCCACGCCGGCCGAGGGCGCGACCTATCGCTTCGCCAAGGAGGACCGGCGTCGGTACCCCGGGATCCTGCAGGCGGGAACGGCGTCGAACCCGTACTACACGAACTCCTCGCAGCTGCCCGTGGCCCACACGACCGATCCGTTCCTCGCCCTCGAGCTCCAGGACGATCTGCAGCGCAAGTACACGGGCGGCACGGTGCTCCACCTCTACCTGGGCGAGCGGGTGACCTCGGCGCAGGCGTGCAAGGAGATGGTGCGACGGTCGCTCACCCGGTTCTCCCTGCCGTACGTGACGATCACCCCGACGTTCTCGATCTGCCCGAACCACGGCTACCTCGTCGGCGAGCAGCCGACGTGCGGGACGTGCGTCTCGGAGGGACGGGGCGAGGTCGTGTGCGAGGTCTGGACGCGCGTCATGGGCTACCACCGGCCGGTGTCGTCGTTCAACATCGGCAAGAAGGGCGAGTACGCGGAGCGGACGCCGTTCCGCGAGCCGGCGCTCGCGTGA